TGTTGAGTTGATGAAAGCTGGTGCTACAGACTATCTTTCTAAGTCTAGGGTGTGTTCAGAAACTTTAGCGCAGGTTTTACGCCATGCTATTCGGATACACCGCGCTGAAATGCAGACAGCTTTAGCAAACCAGCAACTCAGAGAAACTAACGAGCAGCTGCTTCGGAAGAATCAAGAATTAGAACAACAACGTCAACAAATTCAGTTACAAAACTTCAAGCTGTTGGAAGCATCACGGCTGAAATCGCAGTTTTTGGCAACTATGTCTCATGAATTGCGGACTCCGATGAATGCGATTATTGGGTTTTCCCAAATATTGCTGCGCCCTAAGTTCGGTAAGCTGACTCATCAGCAAACAGATATGGTGGAGCGCATATTAAATAATGGTAAGAATTTATTGATGTTGTTAAATGAAGTTCTGGATTTTTCTAAGCTGGAAGGAGGACGACTAGAGTTAAAGCCGGAATTATTTGATTTAACAAAAATTATTAATATCGTCGTTGCTCAAATGCGTTCTCTGGCTGAAGCAAAAAAGCTGTCTTTGCGAGTCGATATTGATATGCAACAACCTTTGGTATTTAATGATTCTGTGCGTGTGCGCCAGATTTTAATCAATTTATTATCCAATGCGATTAAATTCACTGAATCTGGTTGTATTTGGATTGAAGTGAAAGAACTTCCTCAAAACCAATTGGCGATCGCCGTTCGGGATACAGGTATTGGCATAGCTTCCAGAGATTTTAAACATATTTTTGAAGCTTTCCGACAAGTGGATCAAAGTATCACGCGCAAATATCCGGGGACAGGACTAGGGTTAGCAATTATAGATTCTTTGGTGCAAATGATGGGGGGCAGAATTATTTTGGAAAGTCAATTAGGGGTAGGTTCTATGTTTAGAATTGAAATACCACGGCAACTATCGTTACCAAGCACAGTGGGTAAACTCCCAGTTTTAAATTTGGATGGTCACGATATTTTTTGCTCTGTTCAAAACCCTCATCAGTCTTTGCCGAAATCTCACAAAGCATCGATGAGTTTTCCCAATCTCAAGCTCTAAATTATTCTTATAAACTGTTGATAAACCATGTCTGTTGTGGAAAAGCCGAAAATTGATCGTATTCTCGCCGTTGATGATACTAGAGATAATCTCATTTTGGTGCAAACTATTCTAGAAAGTGAGGGATATGAGATTGACTTAGTTGCAGATGGTTTAACAGCTTTGCAACAAATTGAAAAATCTCCACCTGATCTGATTTTACTAGATGTGATGATGCCAGGAATTGATGGTTATGAAGTGACTCGGCGCATTCGTAAAAATCCCCAATTTAATGCCAGCTATATTCCGATTCTGCTAATTACTGCTTTTCACCAATCCAGTGTGGTGGAAGGGTTGGATGCTGGTGCAGATGATTTTATTCGTAAACCATTTGATACTGATGAACTTTTGGCCAGAGTGCGATCGCTGTTGCGCCTCAAACACAGTCTGGATGAACAAAAAAAGATGGCGCGCCAACGCGAAGACTTTGTTTCGCGTTTAACTCATGATTTGCGTACTCCTCTAGTCGCTGCTGATCGGATGCTGGGTTTGTTTCTTGAGGAAACCTTCTGCAAAATTTCCCCAGAAATGAAACAAGCGATCGCTGTGATGATTCGCAGTAACAAAAATTTAATGCAGATGGTAAACACCTTATTAGAAGTCTATCGCTTCGAGGCAGGTAAAAAGACTTTAAACGATGACGTGTGCAATCTCCGAGAAATTATTCAAGAAGTCAGTGGCGA
The window above is part of the Nodularia spumigena CCY9414 genome. Proteins encoded here:
- a CDS encoding hybrid sensor histidine kinase/response regulator translates to MKETLRILVVDDDEVDRMAVRRSLTQAGVCMELSEVTDGREALATLKTNTYDCVFLDYRLPDQDGLALIQRLRSAEIKVPLVVLTAQKDEQIAVELMKAGATDYLSKSRVCSETLAQVLRHAIRIHRAEMQTALANQQLRETNEQLLRKNQELEQQRQQIQLQNFKLLEASRLKSQFLATMSHELRTPMNAIIGFSQILLRPKFGKLTHQQTDMVERILNNGKNLLMLLNEVLDFSKLEGGRLELKPELFDLTKIINIVVAQMRSLAEAKKLSLRVDIDMQQPLVFNDSVRVRQILINLLSNAIKFTESGCIWIEVKELPQNQLAIAVRDTGIGIASRDFKHIFEAFRQVDQSITRKYPGTGLGLAIIDSLVQMMGGRIILESQLGVGSMFRIEIPRQLSLPSTVGKLPVLNLDGHDIFCSVQNPHQSLPKSHKASMSFPNLKL
- a CDS encoding hybrid sensor histidine kinase/response regulator; this encodes MSVVEKPKIDRILAVDDTRDNLILVQTILESEGYEIDLVADGLTALQQIEKSPPDLILLDVMMPGIDGYEVTRRIRKNPQFNASYIPILLITAFHQSSVVEGLDAGADDFIRKPFDTDELLARVRSLLRLKHSLDEQKKMARQREDFVSRLTHDLRTPLVAADRMLGLFLEETFCKISPEMKQAIAVMIRSNKNLMQMVNTLLEVYRFEAGKKTLNDDVCNLREIIQEVSGELTPLASEKNLALKIDTSKLDPQQESAGVVMGDPLELRRVFNNLIGNAIKFTDTGGIEVCISEKSANFQGQDCVIIEVIDTGYGIAPEDQATVFERFRQGKNKRSGSGLGLHLSSRIIAAHGGTITLTSELGRGSVFTVTLPKCSSH